The following coding sequences lie in one Verrucomicrobiia bacterium genomic window:
- a CDS encoding FAD-dependent oxidoreductase: MKKRVLVLGAGFGGLELCTMLSEAFGDGIDVTLIDKGDAFVFGYSKLDLMFGRTTLDAVRLPYKEFVKPGVRLLQETVKSIDPVAKRVTTDRGTHEADFLIVALGADYDFDATPGLADTTEFYTVAGAARLGKILPTFTKGRVIIGVCGAPFKCPPAPSEAALMMHDYLTTRGIRNACEITLILPLETPVPPSPETSRALIAAFAERNITFVADREVKSIDVKRRVAIIDDGREFPYDLFLGVPVNRAPKILEESGMTEDGYVSVKPKTLETRFPDVYAVGDCARQGTPKAGVFAEGAARAVATTLIARLRNNEAPLTHAGTGSCYIEFGAGRIGRVDVDFFSNPDHPTGTYHEPSVAMRADKEHFGASRRARWFNRQP, encoded by the coding sequence ATGAAAAAGCGCGTCCTCGTTCTCGGCGCCGGCTTCGGCGGGCTCGAACTTTGCACCATGCTTTCCGAGGCGTTCGGCGATGGCATCGACGTGACGCTGATCGACAAAGGCGATGCCTTCGTTTTCGGCTACTCGAAGCTCGACCTGATGTTCGGGCGCACGACGCTCGACGCGGTGCGGCTGCCTTACAAGGAATTCGTAAAGCCTGGCGTGCGTCTCCTCCAGGAGACAGTCAAGTCGATCGATCCTGTCGCCAAACGCGTCACGACCGATCGCGGAACTCATGAGGCAGATTTTCTGATCGTCGCGCTCGGCGCTGATTACGATTTTGACGCTACGCCGGGTCTGGCGGATACCACCGAGTTCTACACGGTTGCGGGTGCGGCGCGTCTGGGGAAGATCCTCCCGACGTTCACCAAAGGCCGCGTCATCATCGGCGTCTGTGGAGCGCCGTTCAAGTGCCCGCCGGCGCCCAGCGAAGCGGCGTTGATGATGCATGATTACCTCACTACCCGGGGCATCCGCAACGCCTGCGAGATCACGCTGATCCTCCCGCTCGAAACCCCGGTGCCTCCGTCACCCGAGACCTCGCGGGCGTTGATCGCCGCGTTCGCGGAGCGGAACATCACCTTCGTTGCCGACCGCGAAGTGAAGTCGATTGACGTGAAGCGACGGGTCGCCATTATCGACGACGGTCGCGAGTTTCCCTACGACCTCTTCCTTGGTGTGCCTGTAAACCGCGCCCCAAAAATCCTCGAGGAGAGTGGCATGACCGAAGATGGGTATGTGTCGGTGAAGCCCAAGACGCTTGAGACGCGCTTCCCCGACGTGTATGCCGTCGGCGATTGCGCAAGACAGGGCACACCAAAAGCCGGCGTCTTCGCCGAGGGCGCCGCGCGCGCCGTCGCCACCACGCTGATCGCGCGGCTACGGAACAACGAGGCCCCACTAACCCACGCAGGAACGGGCTCATGCTACATTGAGTTTGGGGCCGGGCGGATTGGTCGCGTCGACGTCGACTTCTTTTCCAATCCTGATCATCCGACGGGCACCTATCACGAGCCGTCGGTCGCCATGCGCGCCGATAAGGAGCATTTTGGTGCAAGCCGCCGCGCCCGCTGGTTCAACCGCCAGCCGTGA
- a CDS encoding cysteine synthase family protein: MGEQSLLPSDDADALLRTIGNTPLIPLLRVGKEFPRVRILAKAEWYNPGGSVKDRAAYRMIRAAELSGQLTPGKVILDATSGNTGIAYAMIAARRGYRCKLLMPANASAERKKLLQAYGADLVLTDPTEGSDGAFFAAQRLDNEQPDLYVYPDQYGNPENPCAHYETTGPEIIQQTDGKITHFFAGLGTSGTMMGTGKRLREFNRNIKLIAIQPEGPFHGLEGLKHMETASHVPELYDANIPDQILGISTEAAQQMAKRLTREEGLYVGVSSGAAICAALKIAATIQEGTLVAICPDAGNRYQSEKFWETP; the protein is encoded by the coding sequence ATGGGTGAACAGTCCCTACTGCCTTCGGACGATGCCGACGCGCTACTGCGCACGATCGGGAACACGCCGCTCATTCCCCTGCTCCGCGTCGGCAAGGAGTTTCCCCGCGTCCGCATCCTCGCCAAGGCCGAGTGGTACAACCCCGGCGGTTCCGTGAAGGACCGCGCGGCGTACCGCATGATTCGCGCCGCCGAGCTGTCGGGCCAACTCACGCCGGGCAAGGTCATCCTCGACGCAACGAGTGGCAACACCGGCATCGCCTACGCGATGATCGCCGCGCGGCGCGGGTACCGTTGCAAACTGCTCATGCCCGCCAACGCCAGCGCCGAACGCAAGAAACTGCTCCAAGCGTACGGAGCCGATCTGGTTCTCACGGACCCCACCGAAGGCAGCGACGGCGCATTCTTCGCGGCGCAGCGGCTTGACAATGAGCAACCCGACCTCTACGTCTACCCCGACCAGTACGGGAATCCCGAAAACCCATGCGCTCACTACGAGACCACGGGTCCCGAAATCATCCAACAGACCGATGGCAAGATTACCCATTTCTTCGCCGGCCTCGGCACCAGCGGGACGATGATGGGCACCGGTAAGCGACTCCGCGAGTTCAACCGAAACATCAAGCTCATTGCCATCCAGCCCGAGGGCCCGTTCCACGGACTCGAAGGCCTCAAGCACATGGAGACCGCGTCGCACGTGCCTGAGTTGTACGATGCCAACATTCCCGACCAAATTCTCGGCATATCCACGGAAGCCGCGCAGCAAATGGCCAAACGCCTGACCCGCGAAGAAGGCCTCTACGTCGGTGTCAGTTCTGGCGCCGCCATTTGCGCCGCGTTGAAAATCGCGGCGACCATCCAGGAAGGCACCCTCGTCGCCATTTGCCCCGACGCCGGTAACCGTTACCAGAGCGAGAAATTCTGGGAGACGCCATGA
- a CDS encoding aldo/keto reductase: MRYRTLGRTGWKVSEISFGAWAIGGTWGAVDDRESLAALRRAIDLGVNFIDTADVYGDGHSERLVGKVVRERSETIHVATKAGRRLSPHTADGYNKRNLTGFIERSLRNLRTERIDLLQLHCPPTEVYYRPEVFEALDDIAKAGKIHHYGVSVATVEEGLKAIDYPHVQSVQIIFNMFRQRPAELFFAEAQRRKVGILARVPIASGLLTGKMTRQTKFSADDHRKFNRHGEAFDRGETFSGVDYNTGLKAVKELKRLTPKGATLAQFALRWILMHDAVTCAIPGAKRPDQAEQNVRASSLPRLSRATMLKVAAIYDKYIRPEVHHRW; the protein is encoded by the coding sequence ATGCGCTATCGCACGCTCGGCCGCACCGGTTGGAAGGTTTCCGAAATCAGCTTCGGCGCGTGGGCCATCGGCGGGACATGGGGAGCCGTGGACGACCGCGAATCGTTGGCGGCTCTTCGCCGCGCGATTGATCTTGGCGTCAACTTCATCGACACTGCCGATGTCTACGGCGACGGGCACAGCGAACGGCTGGTCGGCAAGGTGGTGCGGGAACGCTCCGAGACGATCCATGTGGCGACGAAAGCAGGCCGTCGTCTCTCTCCGCACACGGCAGACGGTTACAACAAACGCAATCTAACCGGCTTCATCGAACGCAGCCTGCGCAATCTGAGAACCGAACGCATCGACCTGCTGCAATTGCACTGCCCGCCGACGGAAGTGTATTACCGTCCAGAAGTTTTCGAGGCGTTGGACGACATCGCCAAAGCGGGCAAGATTCATCACTACGGCGTCAGCGTCGCGACCGTTGAAGAAGGACTGAAAGCCATCGATTATCCGCACGTCCAGAGCGTGCAGATCATTTTCAACATGTTCCGACAGCGACCGGCCGAGTTGTTCTTCGCGGAGGCCCAGCGCCGCAAGGTTGGCATTCTGGCGCGCGTCCCGATCGCCAGCGGCCTGCTCACCGGTAAGATGACACGCCAGACGAAATTTAGTGCTGATGATCACCGGAAATTTAATCGTCACGGAGAAGCCTTTGACCGCGGTGAAACTTTCTCCGGCGTGGACTATAATACCGGCCTGAAAGCCGTCAAAGAACTGAAGCGACTCACACCGAAAGGCGCGACGCTCGCACAGTTCGCATTACGCTGGATTCTCATGCACGACGCCGTCACCTGCGCCATTCCCGGCGCCAAACGTCCTGACCAAGCCGAGCAGAACGTCCGCGCCTCGTCCCTCCCCCGCTTAAGCCGTGCGACAATGTTGAAAGTCGCAGCCATCTACGACAAATATATCCGTCCCGAAGTGCATCACCGGTGGTAA
- the moeB gene encoding molybdopterin-synthase adenylyltransferase MoeB, whose product MAIKVTIPTALRRFANGQSTVEVAGVTISEVLGNLTTEHAQLRPHLYSEDGKLRNFVRVYVNDEDIRARGDDAPVNEGDEISIVPSIAGGNLAKLDPIIKDRAKLTNEDIKRYSRHLILPEVGMEGQERLKAAKVLLIGSGGLGSPIALYLTAAGVGTIGMVEFDTVDFSNLQRQIIHFTGDVGKHKLKSAEEKLKAINPNLNFIPYPVKITSENALDIIKDYDLVLDGTDNFPTRYLVNDACVMLKKPNVYGSIFRWEGMASVFAPHLGGPCYRCWYPEPPPPGLVPSCAEGGVLGVICGIIGNIQANEAVKLIIGKGKPLMGRLLRFDAMDMSFREYKIPRDPNCPVCGKNPTVTELIDYNQFCGIGRGEDEGSSGDSIVEQKDEGLGPDDISVETLKKMRDRKEDFVLVDVRNPDEFEISVLEGSVKLPLPELPQRFQELPKDKLIVLHCKMGSRSARALRFLRSQGYSKLKNVAGGINAWAERIDPDMPQY is encoded by the coding sequence ATGGCGATTAAAGTCACAATTCCAACGGCCTTGCGCCGCTTTGCCAATGGGCAATCGACGGTCGAGGTGGCCGGCGTAACGATCAGTGAGGTCCTCGGCAATTTGACCACGGAGCACGCGCAGTTGCGTCCGCACCTCTACAGCGAGGACGGCAAGCTGCGCAATTTCGTGCGCGTGTACGTCAATGACGAAGACATTCGCGCCCGGGGCGACGATGCGCCTGTCAATGAGGGTGATGAGATTTCCATTGTCCCGTCGATTGCGGGCGGCAACCTTGCCAAGCTCGACCCGATCATCAAGGACCGGGCGAAACTCACCAATGAAGATATCAAACGGTATTCGCGCCACCTGATCCTGCCGGAAGTAGGCATGGAAGGGCAGGAACGGCTCAAGGCGGCTAAGGTGCTGCTCATCGGTTCGGGTGGGCTCGGTTCGCCTATCGCCTTGTACCTGACTGCCGCTGGAGTCGGAACAATCGGCATGGTCGAATTTGACACGGTCGACTTCAGTAACCTGCAGCGGCAGATCATTCATTTCACGGGCGACGTGGGGAAACACAAGCTCAAGAGCGCCGAGGAGAAACTCAAGGCGATCAACCCGAACCTTAATTTCATCCCCTACCCCGTCAAGATCACCAGCGAGAACGCGCTCGACATCATCAAGGACTACGATCTCGTCCTCGACGGCACAGACAATTTTCCGACCCGTTACCTCGTCAACGACGCGTGCGTGATGCTCAAGAAACCGAACGTGTACGGCTCGATCTTCCGCTGGGAAGGTATGGCCAGCGTGTTTGCGCCGCACCTTGGCGGGCCGTGCTACCGTTGCTGGTACCCCGAACCACCGCCGCCGGGGCTCGTCCCGAGTTGCGCCGAAGGTGGCGTGCTCGGTGTCATCTGCGGCATCATCGGCAACATCCAGGCGAACGAAGCCGTCAAGCTCATCATCGGCAAGGGCAAACCGCTCATGGGCCGGCTGCTCCGCTTCGACGCCATGGACATGAGCTTCCGCGAGTACAAAATCCCGCGCGATCCGAACTGTCCCGTGTGCGGCAAGAATCCGACGGTGACCGAATTGATCGACTACAACCAGTTCTGCGGTATCGGTCGCGGCGAGGACGAAGGTTCCTCAGGGGATTCCATTGTGGAACAGAAAGATGAAGGCCTCGGTCCCGACGACATCAGTGTCGAGACCCTCAAGAAGATGCGCGACCGTAAGGAGGATTTTGTCCTCGTCGACGTTCGCAATCCCGACGAGTTCGAGATCAGCGTCCTCGAAGGCTCGGTCAAACTCCCCTTACCGGAGTTACCGCAGCGATTTCAGGAATTGCCCAAGGACAAACTCATCGTGCTGCATTGCAAGATGGGTAGCCGTAGCGCGCGGGCGCTGAGATTCCTGCGCTCGCAGGGCTACAGCAAGCTCAAGAACGTCGCCGGCGGCATCAACGCCTGGGCCGAACGCATCGACCCGGACATGCCGCAGTATTAA
- a CDS encoding MOSC domain-containing protein, whose amino-acid sequence MEKIFVTAQGGAMMQPVEQVEAVVDGGLLGDRYQTRVGYYSGVDECEVTLIEGEALDDILRQTGIQVAQGEHRRNIVTRGIRLHDLAGKTFIVGNATLTYDRPRPPCHYVETITEPGMTRALADGRGGICVRVVKAGLIRTGDPILVPEADF is encoded by the coding sequence GTGGAAAAGATTTTTGTCACGGCACAAGGCGGCGCGATGATGCAGCCGGTGGAGCAGGTTGAAGCCGTCGTCGATGGCGGCCTACTGGGAGATCGATACCAAACGCGGGTCGGCTACTATTCCGGCGTGGACGAGTGTGAGGTCACACTGATCGAAGGCGAGGCGCTCGATGACATCTTGCGGCAGACGGGCATTCAGGTTGCCCAAGGCGAACATCGCCGCAACATTGTCACTCGCGGCATTCGTTTGCACGATCTCGCGGGGAAAACATTCATCGTCGGTAACGCCACACTGACATACGACCGCCCCCGCCCACCCTGTCATTACGTCGAGACGATCACCGAGCCCGGCATGACCCGCGCACTGGCCGATGGACGTGGCGGTATTTGCGTCCGCGTGGTAAAGGCCGGTCTGATCCGCACCGGAGATCCTATCCTAGTTCCCGAGGCTGATTTCTAG
- a CDS encoding peroxiredoxin has protein sequence MALRLGDVAPNFVAPTTEGIIDFHRWLGDSWGVLFSHPADFTPVCTTELGTVAKIKAEFEKRNVKVMAVSVDPLEKHHDWIADINETQAVTMNFPVIADEKRQVATAYDMIHPNADDKATVRSVFIIGPDKKIKLTLTYPASTGRNFAEILRVIDSLQLTAKHKLATPADWKQGQDCIVVTAVSDADAEKLFPKGVRKVKPYLRYTPQPV, from the coding sequence ATGGCATTACGATTAGGCGATGTTGCTCCCAATTTTGTAGCCCCCACAACCGAGGGAATCATTGATTTTCACCGATGGCTCGGCGATTCCTGGGGCGTCCTCTTCTCGCATCCGGCCGATTTCACGCCGGTTTGCACCACCGAACTCGGCACAGTCGCCAAGATCAAGGCCGAATTTGAAAAGCGGAACGTCAAGGTGATGGCGGTCAGCGTAGACCCGCTGGAAAAGCACCACGACTGGATCGCGGACATCAATGAAACGCAAGCCGTCACAATGAATTTCCCGGTGATCGCGGATGAAAAACGCCAGGTCGCCACAGCGTATGACATGATTCATCCGAACGCGGACGACAAGGCCACGGTGCGGTCGGTGTTTATCATTGGGCCCGACAAGAAAATCAAATTAACCCTGACTTACCCGGCCAGCACGGGGCGCAATTTTGCTGAAATCCTGCGGGTGATTGATTCACTGCAATTGACAGCCAAACACAAGCTGGCCACACCGGCAGATTGGAAACAAGGGCAGGACTGCATCGTCGTGACGGCGGTATCCGACGCGGATGCAGAGAAATTATTCCCCAAAGGCGTCCGCAAAGTGAAGCCTTATCTCCGCTACACCCCGCAGCCCGTTTAG
- a CDS encoding dihydrofolate reductase family protein, producing the protein MRPLRYSINVTLDGCCDHREGIADEDIHRHAMENIAQADALLFGRVTYQMMEEAWRLATRTVVMPEWTEPFARTIDAAKKYVVSSTLERVDWNAELVRGDLGKAVQKLKQEPGKGLFTGGVKLPLALAEMGLIDEYELVVHPRIAGHGPTLFAGLSKSVDLKLVSRLEFASGAVAMRYEPRR; encoded by the coding sequence ATGCGACCCCTTCGGTACTCCATCAACGTCACCTTGGACGGGTGCTGCGATCATCGTGAAGGGATCGCGGACGAAGACATCCATCGCCACGCGATGGAAAACATCGCCCAGGCCGATGCGCTGCTCTTTGGCCGTGTGACTTACCAAATGATGGAGGAGGCGTGGCGGCTGGCGACGCGAACTGTGGTGATGCCTGAGTGGACGGAACCTTTCGCCCGGACCATCGACGCGGCAAAGAAGTACGTCGTCTCGAGCACGCTGGAGCGCGTCGATTGGAACGCGGAACTCGTGCGCGGGGATCTGGGGAAGGCCGTTCAGAAGCTCAAACAGGAGCCGGGTAAGGGACTGTTCACGGGAGGCGTGAAGCTCCCGCTGGCGTTGGCGGAGATGGGATTGATCGATGAGTACGAGCTCGTGGTGCACCCCAGGATAGCGGGCCACGGGCCGACGTTGTTCGCGGGACTATCGAAGAGTGTCGACTTGAAGCTCGTGAGCCGACTGGAGTTCGCCTCGGGCGCGGTCGCGATGCGGTATGAGCCGAGAAGGTAG
- a CDS encoding M67 family metallopeptidase — translation MKLSQQLLHQIHAHLEASYPNEGCGVMLGRDGTVTEVISADNQRNDSARNRYLIDPLAYLKIEREADKRGLQVLGIYHSHPDVAARPSQFDLDHAWPDFSYLIVSVVKGKAVESNSWRLRDDRSAFDQESIEFST, via the coding sequence ATGAAACTCTCGCAGCAACTCCTGCATCAAATCCACGCGCACCTCGAGGCAAGTTACCCGAACGAGGGTTGCGGCGTGATGCTCGGTCGGGATGGGACCGTCACCGAGGTGATTTCTGCGGACAACCAGCGGAATGACAGTGCCCGCAATCGTTACCTGATCGACCCATTGGCGTATCTGAAAATCGAGCGTGAAGCCGACAAACGCGGGCTGCAGGTGCTGGGCATCTATCACTCGCATCCAGATGTCGCCGCCCGGCCGTCGCAGTTCGACCTCGATCACGCGTGGCCCGACTTTTCGTACCTGATTGTCTCGGTTGTCAAAGGCAAAGCGGTGGAGTCGAATTCCTGGCGGCTGCGGGACGACCGTTCGGCCTTCGACCAGGAGAGTATTGAATTTTCGACGTAA